CTTGTTGGTGCTGGACGGATCGCCGGCCAGCAGCAGCTTGGCGTTGTCATCATTGGCGTTGTTGACCCGCTTGATGGCTTCGCTGATGAAGGTCTCGACGTCCGCCGAATGCTGGCGGATCGGCGCCAGCAGGGCGTCGGCGGCGATCTTTTCCGGGCCTTCCACGGCCATGCTGTCACGGAAGGTCGGACCCTTGACCTTGGCTTTCTCGGCGCTGTAGCGCTTGGTCAGCACCAGGCGGTAGTACAGGGTCTGGTTACCCTTGGCCCGGCGCGCCGACCAAGTGACCTTGCGGTTGCCGTCGACGCGGTTCACCGCCACCCCGTAGTTGTTGGAAATGAAGCTCTCGTTGAGGCTCACGTAATCGCGGCTCAGGGGCGGCACGAACATCTGGATCTTGATCGGGTCCTTGCCGTTGGCGACGAACTCGACCTTGGCATCGATGTTCCACAGATCGTCGGTAGCGTCTTCGGTCACCGGAATGCCGAGCACGAAGATCTGATAGGCCGTGATCGAAATGCCCAGCACCACCAGGATGGCGATCAGGACTTTCAGATGAAGGGTAAGAGAGCGCATTGGAATTACTCTGCGGTATGAGCGTCGGTGGCGCAGGCGGGTTTGCCAGCAGCGTATTTAAGACTGGGGTCGACCAGCGCATCGAAGCGTTTCAGGGCTTCGGAGCCGATCAGGAGCGGGTATTGGAATGCGCTGCGGTCGGTCAAGTTCACTTCGATGCTGCGCAAGGCGCTGCCCATGCAGACATCCAGGGCGATGACCGGCCGTGCGGTGTAGTTCTTGTCCTCATCGGGGTCGTAGTCGCCGGCACGGCGCTTGATCTTGCTGACCCGGGCCAGAGGCCGTTCGATGGGATGGGAATGGGCGGCGTCGATCGCCAGGTAGAAACGCACCCAGGACTCGCCATTGCGCTTGAAGCGCTTGATGTCGCGGGCACTCAGGGAAGCGGTCTTGGCCCCGGTGTCGAGCTTGGCCGCGACCTCCAGGTCGATGCCGGACAGCCGAGCGTATTCATTCAAGCCGTAGACAGTCTTGCCGGCGGCGGCGCTGATGCCGGGCAGGGCAAGCAGGCAGAGCAGTAGGGGAAGGGCCTTGAGTCTCATAGATCCTGATGGGCATGGGTTCTTCAGTTCAAGGCGACCGGCATTGCTGCGCAAGCTCCCTCGTATGCGTGCCATAAAAAGATGACAGGCCAATGCGGGCGGCATTCTAGCATGCTGGTTTTATGGCGCCAGCGCCGGGGGCGGGCCTTTTGTCTTGCCCTGGCGCTTAGGGTTATTAGACGATTGTCGACAATCTCTATTTTTCCTTTGACTGTTTTCGGTGTATTGGCTAATTTTTGCCTCATTGATTTTAAAGGTGTCGACAATATGCTGGATCAACTCGAACACCCGATGCAGGCACAGGACGATTCTGAAACCCTGTCCGAAAACGTCTTCCGGCGGATCCAGGCGGCCATCGTCAAGGGTGAGATCGCCCCGGGCAGCAAGATCTCCGAGCCTGAGCTGGCGCGCACCTACGGCATCAGTCGCGGCCCGCTGCGCGAGGCCATCCACCGCCTGGAAGGTCAGCGCCTGCTGGTGCGGGTGCCCCATGTCGGCGCCCGGGTAGTGTCCCTGAGCCATGCCGAGCTGATCGAACTCTACGAAATCCGTGAGTCCCTGGAAGGCATGGCCTGTCGCTTGGCGGCCGAGCGCATGACCACCGAGGAAATCGACGAACTGCGCCGGGTGCTCGATACCCACGAACGCGATGCGGCGTTCCAGGCCGGGGTCGGTTACTACCAGCAGGAAGGGGACTTCGACTTCCACTACCGGATCATCCAGGGCGCCGGCAACCGCACCCTCACGCAGATGCTCTGT
The DNA window shown above is from Pseudomonas protegens CHA0 and carries:
- a CDS encoding GntR family transcriptional regulator, translated to MLDQLEHPMQAQDDSETLSENVFRRIQAAIVKGEIAPGSKISEPELARTYGISRGPLREAIHRLEGQRLLVRVPHVGARVVSLSHAELIELYEIRESLEGMACRLAAERMTTEEIDELRRVLDTHERDAAFQAGVGYYQQEGDFDFHYRIIQGAGNRTLTQMLCGELYQLVRMYRIQFSATPNRPHQAFAEHHRILDAIADRDGELAELLMRRHIGASKRNIARHYQDSAHQTATPRGES
- a CDS encoding ATP-dependent zinc protease codes for the protein MRLKALPLLLCLLALPGISAAAGKTVYGLNEYARLSGIDLEVAAKLDTGAKTASLSARDIKRFKRNGESWVRFYLAIDAAHSHPIERPLARVSKIKRRAGDYDPDEDKNYTARPVIALDVCMGSALRSIEVNLTDRSAFQYPLLIGSEALKRFDALVDPSLKYAAGKPACATDAHTAE